From a region of the Rouxiella sp. S1S-2 genome:
- a CDS encoding lytic polysaccharide monooxygenase: MLLPRKKLLALLVATFAMPIAPTVFAHGTIIDPPSRHKVCYDKHGHWNGTLTGACRAALEANGTGAFDNWNGYTGFAVSPHGVEQAKKGIPNGKLCSGTTPYDAFNQPRSDWETKTIEPDANGIVQMKYVHTAMHSPSFIEFYISKKNVDVTKKKLGWDDVELIHTFNIQSGDLSPTHTINVPIPEGRTGKSIIFTRWQRIDPAGEGFYACSDVNITARSGAETPDPDDQPGGEDDAVQGQWFESGKFIQSEKVAVGDKVRFRIMGGAKGNELIDIKFLITENNLKGNKWIANLAKKINTNYSNDVLIGQMTDSGVVEFNGKTPRKNSVYLNSKTNGFAISIIKAANEGDNGSEQDGTIIVDGASIMGVQTLNQFDQNGTPNLKLTVKSAKQTRLNVKLMGPLGMAAYGGAAMQAGQEYNIDIEGIDGNTNNVAGKYQLFINANDIEKIVDMTFTMNNKQALSNVGNIQSTGAVTSEKFQVDVMQGKKIIEQATLMLPKDKLGHYDWPKFLADAINQQMFNVRVKTKDAVTGEMTGAPTYSQAANRFMVPNSQYTVTYKNIK; the protein is encoded by the coding sequence ATGCTGTTACCTCGTAAGAAATTACTCGCCTTACTGGTTGCGACCTTTGCTATGCCAATAGCGCCGACGGTGTTTGCTCATGGCACGATTATCGATCCTCCGTCGCGTCATAAAGTCTGCTATGACAAACATGGGCACTGGAACGGTACGTTAACTGGTGCATGTCGCGCGGCATTAGAAGCAAACGGGACAGGGGCTTTTGATAACTGGAATGGTTATACCGGCTTTGCCGTGTCTCCTCACGGAGTGGAACAGGCCAAAAAAGGTATCCCCAACGGAAAGCTTTGCTCAGGTACTACCCCGTATGATGCTTTTAACCAGCCTCGTTCAGATTGGGAAACCAAAACGATCGAACCTGATGCGAATGGCATAGTGCAAATGAAGTATGTCCATACAGCAATGCATTCGCCTTCCTTTATTGAGTTTTATATCAGTAAAAAGAACGTTGACGTTACCAAGAAAAAACTAGGTTGGGATGACGTTGAGCTAATCCATACGTTTAACATCCAGTCTGGAGATCTGAGTCCGACTCATACCATTAACGTTCCCATTCCAGAAGGCCGTACAGGTAAGAGCATCATCTTCACCCGCTGGCAGCGCATTGATCCTGCCGGCGAAGGTTTTTATGCCTGCAGTGATGTAAATATCACCGCACGCTCGGGTGCTGAAACCCCCGATCCAGACGATCAGCCGGGTGGTGAAGATGACGCGGTTCAGGGGCAGTGGTTTGAAAGCGGGAAATTCATTCAGAGTGAAAAAGTCGCCGTCGGTGATAAAGTTCGTTTCCGCATCATGGGCGGGGCAAAAGGCAATGAGCTGATAGATATCAAATTTCTGATCACCGAAAACAATCTTAAGGGTAATAAGTGGATTGCTAATTTGGCGAAGAAAATTAACACCAATTATTCTAATGATGTGCTGATTGGTCAAATGACCGACAGCGGCGTGGTGGAATTTAATGGTAAAACCCCGCGCAAAAACAGTGTTTACTTAAACAGCAAAACGAATGGGTTTGCTATCTCCATTATCAAAGCGGCGAACGAAGGGGATAATGGTTCTGAACAAGATGGCACTATTATCGTTGATGGCGCTTCCATCATGGGTGTGCAAACGCTTAATCAGTTTGATCAAAATGGTACACCAAACCTTAAGTTGACTGTTAAGTCTGCGAAACAGACACGGTTAAACGTTAAACTGATGGGGCCTTTGGGTATGGCTGCCTACGGCGGTGCTGCCATGCAGGCAGGTCAAGAGTATAATATTGATATTGAAGGTATTGATGGCAATACTAATAACGTAGCAGGCAAGTACCAGCTGTTTATCAATGCCAATGATATCGAAAAAATTGTTGATATGACCTTCACCATGAATAACAAGCAGGCTCTTTCAAACGTGGGGAATATCCAGTCGACAGGAGCTGTCACTTCTGAGAAATTCCAGGTAGACGTCATGCAGGGCAAAAAAATCATTGAGCAGGCTACGCTAATGCTGCCTAAAGATAAGCTGGGTCATTATGACTGGCCTAAATTCTTGGCCGATGCTATCAATCAGCAGATGTTTAACGTGCGGGTGAAAACTAAAGATGCGGTAACGGGAGAAATGACGGGAGCGCCGACCTATAGCCAAGCTGCCAACCGTTTCATGGTACCAAATTCGCAATACACCGTGACCTATAAAAATATTAAATAA
- the uspE gene encoding universal stress protein UspE gives MAKYQNLLVAIDPNQDDQPALRRAVYLVQRNGGKIKAFLSIYDFSYEMTTMLSPEERTAMRQGVISERTAWIAEQCHYYVEAGIEIDIKVVWHNKPFEAIINEVLNGGHDLLLKMAHQHDRLESVIFTPTDWNLLRKCPCPVWMVKDQPWPEGGKAVVAVNLSSEEPYHDPLNIKLVKESIELASHVNQTEVHLVGAYPVTPINIAIELPDFDPSVYNDAIRGQHLIAMKALRQKFHLDEKYTHVEKGLPEEVIPDLAEHLQAGVVVLGAIGRTGLSAAFLGNTTEQVIDHLKCDLLAIKPDDFVCPLTAEDIEEHDDE, from the coding sequence TTGGCCAAGTATCAGAACCTTCTGGTCGCTATAGACCCTAACCAGGACGATCAGCCGGCGCTTCGCCGCGCGGTGTATCTGGTTCAACGCAACGGCGGGAAGATTAAAGCCTTTCTGTCTATCTATGACTTTTCCTATGAAATGACCACCATGCTTTCTCCTGAAGAGCGCACAGCGATGCGCCAGGGTGTGATAAGTGAGCGTACCGCATGGATTGCAGAACAATGTCATTACTACGTTGAAGCAGGGATAGAGATAGATATTAAAGTGGTGTGGCACAACAAACCCTTTGAAGCGATCATTAATGAAGTGCTCAACGGTGGACATGACCTACTGTTAAAAATGGCTCACCAGCATGACCGGCTCGAATCGGTTATTTTCACCCCGACCGACTGGAATCTGCTGCGTAAATGCCCTTGCCCCGTGTGGATGGTGAAAGACCAACCCTGGCCCGAAGGCGGCAAGGCTGTGGTGGCAGTTAACCTCTCAAGCGAGGAGCCTTATCATGACCCGCTTAATATCAAGCTGGTTAAAGAGAGCATAGAGCTGGCCTCACACGTTAATCAGACGGAAGTTCATCTGGTCGGTGCCTACCCCGTTACGCCGATTAATATTGCCATTGAACTGCCTGACTTTGATCCCAGCGTTTATAACGACGCCATCCGCGGTCAACATTTGATTGCCATGAAGGCGCTACGACAGAAATTCCATCTAGACGAAAAATACACTCACGTCGAAAAAGGCCTGCCAGAAGAGGTCATCCCAGACCTTGCGGAGCACCTGCAGGCGGGCGTCGTGGTACTGGGGGCTATCGGCCGCACCGGTCTGTCTGCCGCCTTTCTCGGTAACACTACCGAACAGGTGATCGACCATCTAAAATGTGACCTGCTGGCCATTAAACCTGATGATTTCGTTTGCCCGTTAACGGCAGAAGATATCGAAGAGCACGACGACGAGTAG
- a CDS encoding FNR family transcription factor yields MITEKRIIRRIQSGGCAIHCQDCSISQLCIPFTLNEHELDQLDNIIERKKPIQKGQTLFKAGDELKSLYAIRSGTIKSYTITEQGDEQITGFHLAGDLVGFDAIATVQHPSFAQALETSMVCEIPFETVDDLSGKMPKLRQQMMRLMSGEIKGDQDMILLLSKKNAEERLSAFIYNLARRFAQRGFSQREFRLTMTRGDIGNYLGLTVETISRLLGRFQKSGMLSVKGKYITIEDHNALSVLAGHPVSLAS; encoded by the coding sequence ATGATCACGGAAAAGCGTATTATTCGTCGTATCCAATCTGGTGGTTGTGCAATCCACTGCCAAGACTGCAGCATTAGTCAACTGTGTATTCCCTTCACCTTAAATGAACACGAACTCGATCAACTCGATAACATCATTGAGCGTAAGAAACCGATCCAGAAAGGCCAAACGCTTTTTAAAGCCGGTGACGAGCTTAAGTCTCTCTATGCTATTCGTTCAGGTACCATTAAAAGCTATACCATCACTGAACAAGGTGATGAGCAAATAACTGGTTTTCATCTGGCGGGGGATTTAGTGGGCTTTGATGCCATTGCGACTGTGCAGCATCCAAGCTTTGCCCAGGCGCTCGAGACTTCAATGGTCTGTGAAATTCCGTTTGAAACCGTTGATGACCTTTCGGGTAAAATGCCTAAACTGCGTCAGCAAATGATGCGTTTGATGAGCGGTGAGATCAAAGGCGATCAGGACATGATCCTGCTGCTGTCGAAAAAGAATGCGGAAGAGCGTTTGTCGGCCTTCATCTATAATCTTGCGCGTCGATTTGCCCAACGTGGTTTCTCGCAACGTGAGTTTCGCCTAACGATGACCCGTGGTGATATCGGCAACTATCTCGGACTGACGGTTGAGACCATTAGCCGCCTGCTCGGTCGTTTCCAGAAATCAGGCATGCTTAGCGTTAAGGGTAAATACATTACCATTGAAGACCATAACGCGCTGTCGGTGCTCGCAGGGCATCCCGTCTCATTGGCTTCCTGA
- a CDS encoding mannosyl-3-phosphoglycerate phosphatase-related protein, whose translation MPYLDDNLLVFTDLDGSLLDHHTYSWQPAQEWLDRLSAAQVPVILTTSKTAAEVAQLQQQLRLTQHPFIAENGATISLPSDWHGEKDNSTGHFNGTSYEDIRRTLINLRQRYDFEFRGFGDVSTQQVVDWTGLKLENAKLAMQREASEPLIWFGNDLDFARFEKYLHEENLALTRGGRFWHVMGKDAGKGPAVKWLSEQYEQQSGKPVLSISLGDGPNDIGMLNATHCAVVILGHHPHAMTLENEEHAFRTTQRGPEGWKQGLDHYIRL comes from the coding sequence ATGCCGTACCTTGATGACAATCTTCTTGTATTTACAGACCTTGACGGGTCGCTGCTCGACCATCACACCTACAGTTGGCAGCCGGCACAGGAATGGCTCGACCGACTGAGTGCGGCGCAGGTGCCGGTAATCTTGACCACCAGCAAAACGGCTGCCGAGGTCGCTCAGTTGCAACAACAGCTTAGGCTGACTCAGCATCCCTTTATTGCAGAAAATGGCGCGACGATTAGCCTGCCAAGCGATTGGCACGGCGAAAAAGATAACTCGACCGGACACTTTAATGGCACCTCTTATGAGGACATCCGCCGCACTCTGATTAACCTCCGCCAGAGATATGACTTTGAATTTAGAGGTTTTGGCGACGTTAGCACACAACAGGTCGTGGACTGGACCGGACTTAAATTAGAAAACGCCAAACTGGCCATGCAGCGTGAGGCATCCGAACCCCTCATCTGGTTCGGTAATGACCTCGATTTTGCTCGATTCGAAAAATATCTGCATGAGGAAAATCTGGCACTTACTCGCGGCGGCCGCTTCTGGCACGTGATGGGCAAAGATGCCGGTAAAGGCCCGGCGGTCAAGTGGCTGAGCGAGCAGTATGAGCAGCAATCTGGCAAGCCAGTGCTCAGCATTAGCCTGGGCGATGGCCCCAATGATATTGGTATGCTTAATGCAACACACTGTGCGGTGGTTATTCTTGGGCACCACCCACACGCCATGACACTTGAAAATGAAGAACACGCTTTTCGCACCACGCAACGTGGTCCAGAAGGTTGGAAGCAGGGTTTAGACCATTATATTCGTCTTTGA
- the smrA gene encoding DNA endonuclease SmrA, which yields MKNDDQNEGLLFFQEMADVQKLSDNNQVVYLKNQHKTAKVQDPELTQPENILTTGFLDIIECATPLEYKQPGVQQGVLDKLRQGKYPLEASLNLLRKPVETCRQELFSFFLQAQARSLRTLLVVHGRGRHDQSHANIVRSYLAKWLKQLDEVQAFSVAVGKDGGAGACYIALKKSAEAKQENWERHAKRSR from the coding sequence ATGAAAAATGATGACCAGAATGAGGGTCTTCTGTTCTTTCAGGAAATGGCTGACGTGCAGAAACTCTCAGATAATAATCAGGTAGTTTATTTAAAAAATCAGCATAAAACGGCCAAAGTGCAGGATCCAGAACTGACGCAGCCTGAAAATATTCTGACCACCGGATTTCTTGATATTATTGAGTGTGCTACTCCTCTTGAATACAAGCAGCCCGGTGTACAGCAGGGCGTGCTCGACAAACTGCGCCAGGGTAAATATCCGCTCGAGGCGAGTCTTAATCTGTTACGCAAACCGGTAGAGACCTGCCGCCAGGAGTTGTTTAGCTTCTTTCTGCAGGCGCAGGCACGAAGCCTGCGGACCTTGCTGGTGGTGCACGGGCGCGGAAGGCACGATCAGAGTCACGCTAACATTGTGCGCAGCTACCTCGCCAAATGGCTAAAACAGCTCGATGAGGTTCAGGCGTTCAGCGTGGCTGTTGGCAAAGACGGTGGCGCGGGAGCCTGCTACATTGCCTTGAAAAAATCCGCCGAAGCCAAACAGGAAAATTGGGAGCGGCATGCTAAACGCAGCCGTTAA
- the apbE gene encoding FAD:protein FMN transferase ApbE, which yields MLFTRHLLSAPAILGCAVLLSACGPDKDAPQSVVITGKTMGTYYRVSVVGLDKSREPQLRQQIEDQLKEDDHELSTYKNDSVLSRFNQYSGTEPQPISSGMADAIITSLRIGQKTGGAMDITVGPLVNLWGFGPTKEPIKMPTQQQIDTAKGEIGLQHLKVIQQYDGDYLQKDKPDMYVDLSTVGEGYATDHLARLVEANGISDYLVSVGGAVVSRGKNPEGKTWQVAIQKPTDKEDAVQAIVDLQGMGISTSGSYRNYYELDGKRLSHIIDPATGRPITHKLVSATVIASSALEADGWDTGLMVLGTKKALALAEKEHLAVYLITKEGDGFKTTMTPQFKAYLRKAD from the coding sequence ATGTTGTTCACACGCCACCTTCTTTCTGCCCCAGCCATTCTTGGCTGCGCGGTTCTACTCAGCGCCTGCGGTCCGGACAAAGACGCGCCGCAGTCTGTGGTTATCACAGGGAAAACCATGGGCACCTATTATCGGGTCAGCGTGGTAGGACTCGATAAAAGCCGTGAACCGCAATTGCGCCAGCAGATTGAAGACCAGCTTAAAGAAGACGACCACGAACTCTCGACCTATAAAAACGATTCCGTACTCTCACGCTTTAATCAATACAGCGGTACCGAGCCGCAGCCGATCAGCTCAGGCATGGCCGATGCGATTATTACTTCGTTGAGAATAGGGCAAAAAACGGGTGGGGCGATGGATATTACCGTGGGTCCGCTGGTTAACCTATGGGGATTTGGCCCGACCAAAGAGCCGATTAAGATGCCGACGCAGCAACAGATTGATACCGCCAAGGGCGAAATCGGTCTGCAGCATCTAAAAGTGATTCAGCAGTACGACGGTGACTATTTGCAAAAAGATAAGCCCGACATGTATGTCGATTTATCCACCGTAGGTGAAGGTTATGCCACAGACCATCTGGCGCGGCTGGTTGAGGCCAACGGTATCAGTGATTATCTGGTGTCGGTCGGCGGTGCCGTAGTGTCTCGTGGTAAAAATCCAGAAGGTAAAACGTGGCAGGTGGCAATTCAAAAGCCCACCGACAAAGAAGATGCGGTGCAGGCGATTGTCGATTTGCAGGGCATGGGCATCAGCACCTCTGGCAGCTATCGCAACTATTATGAACTCGACGGAAAACGCCTTTCGCACATTATCGATCCCGCTACTGGACGTCCTATCACGCATAAACTGGTTTCGGCCACGGTCATTGCCTCCTCTGCGCTAGAGGCCGACGGTTGGGACACGGGTCTAATGGTGCTGGGGACTAAAAAGGCCTTGGCGCTGGCGGAGAAAGAGCATTTGGCGGTCTATTTAATCACCAAGGAAGGCGATGGCTTTAAAACCACTATGACCCCTCAGTTCAAGGCGTACCTGCGCAAGGCCGACTAA
- a CDS encoding serine hydrolase, whose protein sequence is MSFFSRVFHSGFTRHAVPLSLLLICFIAHNACAKTVPRMLSRSVLVINASNGRVLYQKNTARAYPMASLTKLMTAMVVLDSKQSLSQKITVTPADRDLLKNTHSRLSIGSTLSRKDMLHIALMSSENRAAAALSRYYPGGRRAFVRQMNRKAQAYGMRNTHFYDPTGLTPRNTASAHDLAIMAKHAYRYALIRQLSTDTHYVVHPGRGQLVYRSSDGLINNKTWNIVLQKTGFTDQAGHCLIVYTRIKGQDVLMIIAGGPRSYSHYHDALGLKAWLMHGNL, encoded by the coding sequence ATGTCATTTTTTTCCCGAGTCTTTCATTCTGGGTTTACCCGTCACGCAGTTCCACTGTCTTTACTGTTGATCTGTTTCATTGCGCACAACGCTTGTGCTAAAACAGTGCCGCGTATGCTTTCGCGCTCGGTGCTGGTCATTAATGCATCGAACGGACGGGTGCTTTACCAGAAGAATACCGCCCGAGCTTACCCTATGGCATCGCTGACCAAGCTGATGACAGCCATGGTGGTTCTCGACAGTAAACAATCGTTGAGTCAGAAAATCACCGTGACGCCCGCCGATCGTGACCTGCTAAAGAACACTCACTCGCGGCTGTCCATTGGTTCCACTTTGTCGCGTAAAGACATGCTGCATATTGCGCTGATGTCGTCAGAGAATCGCGCCGCCGCTGCGCTGAGTCGTTACTATCCGGGCGGGCGCCGCGCATTTGTGCGCCAGATGAATCGCAAGGCTCAGGCCTACGGTATGCGCAATACCCATTTTTACGATCCCACAGGCTTGACGCCGCGCAATACCGCCTCGGCGCATGACCTGGCAATTATGGCTAAACATGCCTATCGCTATGCGCTTATTCGTCAACTTTCCACCGACACACATTACGTGGTGCATCCGGGGCGAGGTCAGCTGGTTTACCGCAGTTCTGACGGTCTGATTAACAATAAAACCTGGAATATTGTCTTGCAGAAGACCGGTTTCACCGATCAGGCCGGGCACTGTCTGATCGTCTATACGCGAATAAAGGGCCAGGACGTGCTGATGATTATTGCCGGTGGACCGCGCAGCTATTCACATTATCACGATGCGCTGGGGCTAAAAGCGTGGCTAATGCACGGTAATCTGTAA
- the glgX gene encoding glycogen debranching protein GlgX, with protein MAKAPPKKSVKPTATVDTSSKPQAAVDVEVSDQGVRLIYPYSDGERVKDFDSGHKTRVREGLPVPLGATWDGLGVNFALFSANASKVELCLFNDQGEEYDRIELPEYTDEVWHGYLPDARPGLLYGYRVYGPYAPHDGHRFNPAKLLLDPYAKQIVGDLKWDDALFAYDMESDKKDLHIDDRDSAAFLPKCRVIDPAFSWSRSRKNPVPWEHTIIYETHVRGYTMRHPAVPEHLRGTFSAMTTPQIVDYIKSLGVTSIELMPIHAFTDDRHLQDKGLHNFWGYNTLSFFAPHPQYMATHTVNEFKQMIATLHAAEIEVILDVVYNHTAEGNELGPTLSFKGIDNASYYRLMPENKRYYINDTGTGNTLNLSHPRVLQMVTDSLRYWATEMQVDGFRFDLATILGRESYGFDEGCGFLDTCRQDPVLSQCKLIAEPWDCGPGGYQVGGFPPGWVEWNDRFRDSVRKFWRGDEGQLADFTTRLSGSADLFNHRGRKPYASVNFITAHDGFTLNDLVSYQHKHNEQNGEDSQDGTDNNISANYGVEGPTDDPTINELRVRQMRNMLATLFFSQGTPMLLAGDEFARSQNGNNNAYCQDTPIAWVNWNIQDKGKSLILFTYRLIALRKRFPILHRGRFLTGELHEKLDVKDVSWFQPNGDEMTGDAWSDPHAKSIGMLLDGRAQPTGLIRYGSLSTILLLFNAAHEEVVFSLPYVAHGESWRHILDTFQPDDINEHNFDFGREYICPSRTVVLFELIGLSK; from the coding sequence ATGGCCAAAGCCCCACCAAAGAAATCGGTTAAACCGACCGCAACAGTCGATACTTCCAGTAAACCCCAAGCAGCCGTCGATGTTGAAGTTTCAGACCAAGGCGTACGTTTAATTTATCCCTACAGTGACGGAGAAAGGGTCAAGGATTTTGATAGCGGCCATAAAACCCGCGTTCGCGAAGGACTACCGGTGCCATTAGGTGCCACATGGGACGGTCTGGGGGTGAATTTCGCCCTGTTTTCAGCCAATGCCTCCAAAGTTGAACTTTGCCTGTTCAACGACCAGGGCGAAGAGTACGACCGCATTGAGCTTCCTGAATATACTGACGAAGTGTGGCACGGGTATCTGCCCGACGCCCGCCCAGGTTTGCTGTATGGCTACCGCGTTTACGGCCCGTATGCGCCACACGATGGTCACCGTTTTAACCCCGCCAAGCTGCTGTTGGATCCTTACGCCAAGCAAATCGTCGGCGATTTAAAATGGGACGACGCCCTCTTCGCCTACGACATGGAAAGCGACAAGAAAGACCTGCATATTGATGACCGCGACAGTGCGGCGTTTTTACCGAAATGCCGAGTTATCGACCCTGCATTTTCATGGTCCCGCTCACGTAAAAATCCGGTTCCATGGGAACATACCATTATTTATGAGACCCACGTACGCGGCTACACCATGCGCCATCCGGCAGTTCCCGAACACCTGCGCGGCACGTTTTCGGCGATGACTACGCCGCAAATTGTTGATTACATCAAGTCGCTGGGAGTAACGTCGATTGAGCTGATGCCTATCCACGCCTTTACCGATGACCGCCATTTACAGGACAAAGGTTTGCATAACTTCTGGGGTTACAACACCTTAAGTTTTTTTGCGCCGCATCCGCAATATATGGCGACCCACACAGTTAACGAATTCAAGCAGATGATTGCCACGCTGCACGCCGCTGAAATCGAGGTAATTCTCGACGTGGTGTATAACCACACCGCCGAAGGTAACGAGCTAGGCCCAACGCTGTCATTTAAAGGTATTGATAACGCCAGTTATTATCGCCTGATGCCCGAAAACAAGCGCTACTACATTAACGACACCGGCACGGGCAACACACTTAATCTGAGTCACCCGCGCGTACTGCAAATGGTGACCGATTCACTGCGCTACTGGGCCACAGAAATGCAGGTTGACGGCTTCCGTTTCGACTTGGCCACCATTTTAGGTCGCGAAAGCTATGGTTTCGACGAGGGCTGCGGCTTTCTCGATACCTGCCGTCAGGACCCTGTGTTGAGCCAGTGTAAACTGATTGCCGAGCCTTGGGACTGTGGCCCCGGCGGTTATCAGGTGGGCGGCTTTCCACCCGGCTGGGTCGAATGGAACGATCGTTTTCGCGATTCGGTGCGCAAATTTTGGCGCGGTGACGAAGGTCAACTTGCAGACTTCACGACTCGCCTCTCCGGATCGGCCGACCTTTTCAACCATCGCGGCCGCAAGCCTTACGCCTCGGTAAACTTCATCACCGCCCACGACGGCTTCACCCTCAATGACTTGGTTTCTTATCAGCACAAACACAATGAGCAGAATGGTGAGGACAGTCAGGACGGCACCGACAACAATATTTCAGCCAACTACGGCGTTGAGGGCCCAACGGACGATCCGACCATTAATGAACTGAGAGTGCGTCAAATGCGCAACATGCTGGCCACGCTGTTCTTCTCGCAGGGAACGCCGATGCTGCTCGCCGGCGATGAGTTCGCCCGTTCGCAGAACGGCAACAATAATGCCTACTGTCAGGACACGCCGATCGCCTGGGTTAACTGGAACATTCAAGACAAAGGTAAATCGCTGATTTTATTCACCTATCGACTCATTGCCCTGCGAAAAAGATTTCCAATTCTGCATCGTGGGCGTTTTCTCACCGGTGAACTGCATGAAAAACTCGATGTAAAGGACGTGAGTTGGTTTCAGCCCAACGGCGACGAAATGACCGGTGATGCCTGGAGCGACCCTCACGCCAAAAGCATTGGTATGCTGCTCGACGGACGTGCTCAGCCTACCGGTCTGATTCGCTATGGTTCACTGAGCACCATTTTGCTGCTGTTTAATGCCGCGCACGAGGAGGTCGTTTTTTCGCTGCCTTATGTCGCACACGGAGAAAGCTGGCGGCACATTCTCGATACCTTCCAGCCTGATGATATCAACGAGCACAACTTTGACTTTGGCCGTGAATACATCTGCCCATCGCGCACGGTGGTGCTGTTTGAGCTGATCGGCCTCTCCAAATAA
- a CDS encoding 2-hydroxyacid dehydrogenase translates to MTIALLCHIEPDAGYPAQFEAAGFTLYYATTAEQRAELDPKIAAEIRAVLTVGSIGLSASQMDSLPKLEIICAQGVGFELIDTQAAKARNIQVTHGPGTNNSAVADHTLALMLAITRRVPYLDHRVRTGKWTQSRITLPGMFGKKLGIIGMGNIGHQIAQRCAGGFNMPVGYFNRRQITDSPWQYFESRQALAKWADYLVVATPGGKDTVKLVDAEVLRELGPEGYLINIARGTVVDTAALIDSLQYGGIAGAALDVIDGEPEVPEALIPMTKNLVLTPHTAGRSPEAMDNMMKLVLNNLAAHFSGKAVLTPVKA, encoded by the coding sequence ATGACAATCGCTTTGTTGTGCCATATTGAACCCGATGCCGGTTATCCGGCACAGTTTGAAGCCGCAGGTTTTACCCTTTATTACGCCACTACCGCCGAACAACGTGCCGAGCTTGACCCCAAAATTGCGGCTGAAATTCGTGCGGTGCTCACCGTGGGTTCGATTGGATTATCAGCTTCACAGATGGACAGTCTGCCCAAGCTTGAGATTATCTGTGCGCAGGGCGTAGGTTTTGAACTTATCGATACCCAGGCGGCCAAGGCGCGAAATATTCAGGTAACACACGGTCCGGGAACCAATAACTCGGCGGTGGCTGACCATACTTTGGCGCTAATGTTAGCCATCACTCGCCGCGTTCCCTATCTCGACCATCGCGTTCGCACCGGTAAATGGACGCAATCACGTATCACACTGCCCGGCATGTTTGGCAAAAAACTCGGCATTATTGGCATGGGCAATATTGGTCATCAAATAGCGCAGCGCTGCGCCGGGGGGTTCAATATGCCGGTGGGATATTTTAATCGTCGACAGATAACCGACAGCCCATGGCAATATTTTGAGAGCAGACAGGCACTGGCAAAATGGGCTGATTATTTGGTGGTCGCCACGCCCGGCGGTAAAGATACCGTAAAATTGGTGGACGCCGAGGTGTTGCGCGAGCTTGGCCCTGAAGGATATCTCATTAATATCGCGCGCGGCACTGTGGTAGATACCGCGGCATTGATAGATAGCCTGCAGTACGGTGGTATTGCCGGTGCGGCCCTCGACGTCATTGACGGTGAACCTGAGGTGCCTGAAGCGTTGATTCCCATGACCAAAAATTTGGTGCTAACGCCGCATACGGCAGGCCGTTCACCGGAGGCGATGGACAATATGATGAAGCTGGTTTTGAACAATCTTGCGGCCCACTTCAGCGGTAAAGCCGTGTTAACGCCGGTTAAGGCGTAG